A single window of Ictalurus punctatus breed USDA103 chromosome 27, Coco_2.0, whole genome shotgun sequence DNA harbors:
- the cnot9 gene encoding CCR4-NOT transcription complex subunit 9 (The RefSeq protein has 3 substitutions compared to this genomic sequence), protein MLATGAAVSTTMAQVDREKIYQWINELSSPETRENALLELSKTRESVTDLAPMLWHSCGTIAALLQEIVNIYPSINPATLTAHQSNRVCNALALLQCVASHVETRSAFLAAHIPLFLYPFLHTASKTRPFEYLRLTSLGVIGASVKTDEQEVINFLLTTEIIPLCLRIMETGSELSKTVATFILQKILLDDTGLAYICQTYERFSHVAMILGKMVLQLSKEPSARLLKHVVRCYLRLSDNSRAREALRQCLPDQLKDTTFAQVLKDDTTTKRWLAQLVKNRQEGQVTDPRGIPLPAQ, encoded by the exons ATGCTGGCTACGGGAGCG GCGGTGAGCACAACGATGGCACAGGTGGATCGGGAGAAGATTTACCAGTGGATCAACGAGCTGTCGAGCCCGGAAACCCGCGAGAACGCCCTGCTCGAGCTCAGCAAGAAGCGCGAGTCCGTCACTGACCTAGCCCCCATGCTCTGGCACTCGTGTGGCACCATCGCTGCGCTCCTTCAG GAAATCGTGAACATCTACCCCTCGATTAACCCCGCTACCCTGACGGCTCATCAGTCCAACAGGGTGTGTAATGCACTGGCGCTGCTGCAGTGTGTGGCCTCGCACGTGGAGACACG ttctGCGTTCCTGGCGGCCCACATCCCCCTGTTCTTGTACCCGTTTCTTCACACCGCCAGTAAAACAAGACCATTTGAGTATCTTCGCCTCACCAGCCTTGGAGTCATCG gaGCGTTGGTAAAGACAGATGAACAAGAAGTGATTAACTTCCTGTTGACGACAGAGATCATTCCCCTGTGCCTACGGATCATGGAGACGGGCAGTGAACTCTCAAAAACG GTTGCGACGTTCATTTTGCAGAAGATCCTGCTGGATGACACGGGCCTGGCCTATATCTGCCAGACTTACGAGCGATTCTCTCACGTCGCCATGATCCTG GGAAAGATGGTGCTGCAGCTGTCTAAAGAGCCGTCAGCTCGACTGTTGAAGCATGTTGTGCGCTGTTATCTACGGCTCTCCGATAACTCCAG AGCGAGAGAAGCGCTTCGTCAGTGTTTACCAGACCAGCTGAAGGACACGACGTTCGCACAAGTGCTAAAGGACGACACAACCACAAAGCGCTGGCTCGCTCAACTCGTCAAAAACCTGCAGGAGGGACAGGTCACAGACCCGCGTGGCATCCCGCTGCCTGcccaataa
- the ftcd gene encoding formimidoyltransferase-cyclodeaminase has protein sequence MAKLVECVPNFSEGRNKEVIKAIADAVSATEGCSVLDVDPGASTNRTVYTFVGSPQAVVEGALNAAHAAFNLIDMTKHKGEHPRSGAMDVCPFIPVQNTSMEECVTCANEFGRRLAEMLHVPVYLYGEAARSESRRSLPSIRAGEYEALLEKLKKSEWAPDFGPATFVPSWGATVTGARKFLIAYNVNLLSTKEQAHRIALDIREQGRGKGQPGLLKKVQGMGWYLDEANLAQVSTNILDFEVTPLHTVYEEICRDARELNLSVVGSQIVGLIPLKAVLDCAEYYIRKEKLFILEEEHKVRLVISKLGLDSLGPFVPKERIIEYMVEADQKEGQLASLSLRQFVRSVGARTPAPGGGSVSAAIAAMGAALGCMVGQMTYGKKQFEALDGVMRRLIPPFHQAMDELLLTVDADSTAFNSYMAALKMPKSTAEEIQRRDEAMQDGLKKAVSVPMSLAERVTLLWPVLKELVMYGNLACKSDVQVATKALETAVFGAYYNVIINLKDITDETFKSTMEERASALLKQATESVNEVLDAASKRH, from the exons ATGGCCAAGCTGGTGGAGTGTGTGCCCAATTTCTCCGAGGGACGAAATAAAGAG GTGATTAAGGCCATCGCCGATGCCGTTTCTGCTACAGAGGGCTGCAGCGTGCTGGACGTGGACCCTGGTGCCTCCACAAACCGTACCGTGTACACGTTCGTGGGTTCTCCTCAGGCCGTGGTGGAGGGAGCGCTGAACGCTGCACATGCTGCTTTCAACCTTATCGACATGACCAAGCACAAgg GCGAGCACCCGCGGAGCGGCGCTATGGACGTGTGTCCCTTCATCCCAGTGCAGAACACCAGCATGGAGGAGTGTGTGACCTGCGCTAACGAGTTTGGGAGGAGATTAGCGGAGATGCTGCATGTACCAG TGTACCTGTACGGAGAGGCGGCGAGGAGTGAAAGCAGGCGCTCTCTGCCGTCTATCCGTGCGGGAGAGTATGAAGCTTTACTGGAGAAG CTGAAGAAGAGCGAGTGGGCTCCAGATTTCGGTCCGGCCACGTTTGTCCCTTCGTGGGGCGCAACAGTCACCGGAGCTCGGAAATTCCTCATCGCTTACAACGTGAATCTGCTGAGCACCAAGGAACAAGCTCACCGAATCGCTCTGGACATCCGGGAGCAGGGCAGGGGCAAAGGACAG CCAGGGCTGCTGAAGAAGGTGCAGGGGATGGGCTGGTACCTGGACGAGGCTAACCTAGCTCAGGTGTCCACCAACATCCTGGACTTTGAGGTCACTCCTCTCCACACCGTCTACGAGGAAATCTGCAGAGACGCAAGG GAGTTGAACCTGTCGGTGGTCGGATCTCAGATTGTCGGTCTGATTCCTCTGAAAGCAGTGCTGGACTGTGCAGAGTATTACATCCGGAAAGAGAAACTCTTCATCTTAGAAGAGGAGCACAAAGTGCGTCTG gTCATTAGTAAACTGGGTTTGGACTCTCTGGGGCCGTTTGTTCCTAAAGAGAGAATCATAGA GTACATGGTAGAAGCCGATCAGAAGGAGGGACAGTTGGCATCTCTTTCTCTGCGCCAGTTTGTCCGAAGCGTCGGTGCTCGAACCCCGGCGCCTGGAGGGGGCTCTGTTTCTGCAGCAATCGCTGCCATG ggtgcGGCTCTGGGCTGTATGGTGGGACAGATGACATACGGTAAGAAGCAGTTCGAGGCGTTGGATGGTGTGATGCGGAGACTCATCCCTCCTTTCCACCAGGCCATGGACGAGCTGCTGCTAACCGTGGATGCTGATTCTACTGCCTTCAACAGCTacatg GCTGCCCTGAAAATGCCCAAAAGCACAGCGGAGGAAATTCAGAG gAGAGACGAGGCCATGCAGGACGGACTGAAGAAAGCAGTCAGTGTCCCCATGTCTCTGGCTGAGAGAGTGACGCTGCTGTGGCCGGTGCTGAAGGAGCTGGTGATGTACGGCAACCTGGCCTGCAAATCAGACGtccag gtagCAACTAAAGCTCTGGAGACGGCCGTGTTTGGTGCTTATTACAACGTCATCATCAACCTGAAAGACATCACCGATGAGACATTCAAGAGTACC ATGGAGGAGAGAGCATCTGCGCTGCTAAAGCAGGCCACTGAGAGTGTTAATGAAGTGCTGGATGCTGCCAGCAAACgccactga
- the mstna gene encoding myostatin a, whose product MLGNSPSPLGVILDQCVPEPILSDAHSRVSRYKTRAPLNGDAQMRRVSCPQKNGRTKGPRARAPLTSRTMLLIIFLISVLSVLGPEGQSPSATLRPPATENSGQCSAACESRQQSKLLRLYSIHSQVLSALRLERAPNLTRDAARQLVPRAPPLLELLSRYERHNGSTGEDYEEAEEREEASTETIITMATEPQSTSQANSMPRCCLFSLSPKILPDNIVKAQLWIHLRLGKEATTVFMQISRLQPSFYSNPRPKILSLKIDVDAQTNPWQSVDMKQLLQAWLKQPESNFGIEIKAFDSLGKDLAVTSAESGEEGLQPFLEVKITEVPKRSRRESGLDCNELSSEPRCCRYPLTVDFEDFGWDWIIAPKRYKANYCSGECEQVDAQKFPHWHLVNKANPRGTAGPCCTPTKMSPINMLYFNHREQIIYGKIPSMVVDLCGCN is encoded by the exons atgttagGTAACTCCCCCTCCCCGCTCGGTGTGATTTTAGATCAGTGTGTCCCGGAGCCAATCCTGAGTGATGCACACAGCAGGGTGTCTCGGTATAAAACCCGCGCGCCGCTTAACGGAGACGCTCAGATGCGACGTGTTTCCTGCCCTCAGAAAAACGGAAGAACAAAGGGTCCGCGCGCGCGCGCCCCCTTAACATCCCGGACCATGCTTCTCATCATTTTCCTGATCAGTGTGTTAAGTGTACTGGGACCGGAGGGTCAGAGCCCGAGCGCGACGCTGCGCCCCCCGGCGACCGAGAACAGCGGCCAGTGCTCGGCCGCGTGCGAGTCCCGTCAGCAGAGTAAACTGCTGCGTCTGTACTCCATCCACTCGCAGGTCCTGAGCGCGCTGCGCCTCGAGCGCGCGCCGAACCTCACCCGGGACGCCGCGCGGCAGCTCGTGCCCAGAGCTCCGCCGCTGCTCGAGCTTCTCAGCCGGTACGAGAGGCACAATGGCAGCACGGGGGAGGATTACGAGGAGGCGGAGGAGCGCGAGGAAGCCAGCACCGAGACCATCATCACCATGGCGACGGAAC CGCAAAGCACGTCTCAGGCCAACTCCATGCCACGCTGCTGTTTGTTCTCGCTCAGCCCGAAGATTTTGCCAGACAACATCGTGAAGGCGCAGCTGTGGATCCACCTGCGTCTGGGCAAAGAGGCCACGACCGTCTTCATGCAGATCTCACGCCTGCAGCCGTCCTTCTACAGCAACCCCCGACCCAAAATACTCTCTCTAAAGATCGACGTCGATGCCCAGACCAACCCGTGGCAGAGCGTCGACATGAAACAGCTGCTGCAGGCGTGGCTCAAGCAGCCTGAGAGTAACTTCGGCATCGAGATCAAGGCCTTCGACAGCCTGGGGAAAGACTTGGCCGTGACGTCCGCTGAATCTGGGGAAGAAGGGCTC CAACCGTTCCTAGAGGTCAAAATCACCGAGGTGCCGAAGCGCTCCAGACGAGAATCCGGCCTCGACTGCAACGAGCTCTCTTCAGAACCCCGCTGCTGCCGTTACCCGCTCACTGTAGACTTTGAGGACTTTGGTTGGGACTGGATCATTGCGCCCAAGCGGTACAAGGCTAACTACTGCTCGGGCGAGTGCGAGCAGGTCGACGCGCAGAAGTTCCCACACTGGCACCTGGTGAACAAGGCAAACCCGCGAGGTACGGCCGGACCCTGCTGCACGCCCACCAAAATGTCCCCCATCAACATGCTCTACTTCAACCACCGAGAGCAGATCATCTACGGGAAGATCCCTTCTATGGTCGTGGATCTCTGTGGCTGCAACTGA
- the stat1a gene encoding signal transducer and activator of transcription 1a isoform X3: protein MSQWLELQQLDSKFLEQVDQLYDDNFPMAIRQYLSNWIESHDWDHVANVENESLATVRFHDLLTQLDHQHSRFAMEKDFLNQHNIRKIKRNLQTLFGDNPVSMAMIISKNLTEERKILATAQISESSTHNAQSDMMIEKQRELDSKVKDIKTKVQETEQNIKNLEDLQDEHDFKSKTLQSHEELNGTISPEDLNREKLYLKAMFMKLNDMRGGVVGQLSEVLNLVEQLEYELITVELSEWKGRQQMSCIGGLTNVCLDQLQNWFTALGECLLQVHQQLKKLLELEQKYSYHQDPITLSRGSLEERALTQLKTLITNSMVVERQPCMPTQLQRPLVLKTGVLFTLKVRLLVKLQEFNHTVRVKVHLDKDVTEKRKGFRKFNILGTNMKVMNMEESIGMAAEFRHLQLKEQKVAGNRTNEGPLIVTEELHSFTFEAELCWSGLVINFETSSLPIVVISNVSQLPCGWASIMWYNMLTSDPKNLSFFVSPPSVSWGQLSEVLSWQFSSITKRGLNAEQLSMLGHKLLGPKAAKDPEAQIPWNKFCKGGSEKNFTFWLWIEGILDLIKRHLLSLWDEGCIMGFVTKERTKSLLNDKAPGTFLLRFSESNRDGAITFSWVEHTPNGEPQVRSVEPYTKKELSAVSLADILRNYRVMAADNVPEDPLRFLYPNTPKDDAFCKYYSKPADKHEPMDVDKKSDDYIRTTLISVSEMKTSEYNDIMMPLSPEVYGELERMVRSTLNHTRDLTGDLGELCCNLDE from the exons ATGAGTCAGTGGCTCGAGTTGCAGCAGCTGGACTCCAAGTTCCTGGAACAGGTGGACCAGCTTTACGATGACAACTTCCCCATGGCCATCCGCCAGTACCTCAGCAACTGGATCGAGAGCCACGACTG GGACCATGTAGCTAACGTGGAGAACGAGTCGCTGGCCACGGTGCGGTTCCATGACCTTCTGACGCAGTTGGACCACCAGCACAGCCGCTTCGCCATGGAGAAGGACTTCCTGAATCAGCACAATATCCGCAAGATCAAACGCAACCTGCAG ACTCTGTTTGGGGACAACCCTGTCTCAATGGCCATGATCATCAGCAAGAACCTGACGGAGGAGAGGAAGATTCTGGCAACTGCCCAAATCTCCGAG AGCTCGACGCATAACGCTCAGAGCGACATGATGATCGAGAAGCAGAGAGAGCTGGACAGCAAGGTGAAGGACATCAAGACAAAAGTACAG GAAACAGAGCAGAACATTAAGAACCTGGAGGATCTGCAGGACGAACACGACTTCAAGAGCAAGACTCTGCAGAGTCATG AGGAGCTAAATGGAACGATATCGCCGGAGGATCTGAATCGCGAGAAACTCTACCTCAAAGCCATGTTCATGAAACTCAATGACATGAGAGGG ggggtgGTTGGCCAACTGTCAGAGGTGCTAAACTTGGTGGAGCAGCTTGAGTATGAGCTGATCACAGTGGAGCTGTCCGAATGGAAAGGACGCCAGCAGATGTCATGCATCGGAGGACTCACCAACGTCTGCCTCGATCAGCTGCAGAACTG GTTCACAGCGTTGGGTGAGTGTCTACTGCAGGTTCATCAGCAGTTGAAGAAGCTTCTGGAGCTGGAGCAGAAGTATTCATACCACCAGGACCCCATCACCCTGAGCCGAGGCTCGCTGGAGGAGCGTGCACTCACACAGCTTAAAACACTGATCACCAA ttcCATGGTTGTGGAGAGACAGCCGTGCATGCCCACACAACTTCAGAGGCCACTGGTGCTGAAGACTGGTGTTCTGTTTACTCTCAAAGTCag ACTACTGGTGAAACTTCAGGAATTTAATCACACGGTTCGGGTAAAAGTGCACTTGGATAA AGATGTGACGGAGAAGAGGAAAGG TTTCCGGAAGTTCAACATCCTCGGAACGAACATGAAGGTGATGAACATGGAGGAGTCGATCGGGATGGCTGCTGAATTCCGACATCTG caactGAAAGAGCAGAAGGTAGCAGGAAACAGGACAAATGAG GGTCCACTGATCGTTACCGAGGAGCTCCACTCTTTCACATTTGAGGCAGAGCTCTGCTGGTCAGGACTAGTCATCAACTTTGAG ACTTCGTCTTTGCCTATTGTGGTGATCTCCAATGTTAGCCAGCTACCATGTGGTTGGGCCTCCATCATGTGGTACAACAtgctgacctctgaccccaaG AATCTGTCGTTCTTTGTGAGCCCGCCCTCGGTGAGTTGGGGTCAGCTGTCTGAGGTGCTGAGTTGGCAGTTCTCCTCCATCACCAAGCGAGGCCTGAATGCTGAGCAGCTGAGCATGCTGGGACACAAACTGCTGG GTCCAAAAGCAGCCAAAGATCCTGAGGCTCAGATTCCCTGGAATAAATTCTGTAAG GGAGGCAGTGAAAAGAACTTCACGTTCTGGTTGTGGATAGAGGGAATCCTGGACCTGATCAAGAGACACCTCCTGAGCCTGTGGGACGAGGG gtgcattatgggatttgtTACTAAGGAGCGCACTAAGTCCCTGCTCAATGATAAAGCTCCTGGAACTTTCCTGCTGCGATTCAGTGAGAGTAACCGAGACGGTGCCATTACTTTCAGCTGGGTCGAACACACCCCCAATG gtgaacCACAGGTGCGCTCAGTCGAGCCCTACACTAAGAAAGAGCTCTCGGCCGTCTCTCTGGCTGACATCCTCAGAAACTACAGAGTGATGGCGGCTGACAACGTCCCTGAGGACCCCCTGCGCTTCCTGTATCCAAACACGCCCAAAGACGATGCCTTCTGCAAATACTACTCCAAACCTGCTGACA
- the stat1a gene encoding signal transducer and activator of transcription 1a isoform X4, with amino-acid sequence MSQWLELQQLDSKFLEQVDQLYDDNFPMAIRQYLSNWIESHDWDHVANVENESLATVRFHDLLTQLDHQHSRFAMEKDFLNQHNIRKIKRNLQTLFGDNPVSMAMIISKNLTEERKILATAQISESSTHNAQSDMMIEKQRELDSKVKDIKTKVQETEQNIKNLEDLQDEHDFKSKTLQSHEELNGTISPEDLNREKLYLKAMFMKLNDMRGGVVGQLSEVLNLVEQLEYELITVELSEWKGRQQMSCIGGLTNVCLDQLQNWFTALGECLLQVHQQLKKLLELEQKYSYHQDPITLSRGSLEERALTQLKTLITNSMVVERQPCMPTQLQRPLVLKTGVLFTLKVRLLVKLQEFNHTVRVKVHLDKDVTEKRKGFRKFNILGTNMKVMNMEESIGMAAEFRHLQLKEQKVAGNRTNEGPLIVTEELHSFTFEAELCWSGLVINFETSSLPIVVISNVSQLPCGWASIMWYNMLTSDPKNLSFFVSPPSVSWGQLSEVLSWQFSSITKRGLNAEQLSMLGHKLLGPKAAKDPEAQIPWNKFCKGGSEKNFTFWLWIEGILDLIKRHLLSLWDEGCIMGFVTKERTKSLLNDKAPGTFLLRFSESNRDGAITFSWVEHTPNGEPQVRSVEPYTKKELSAVSLADILRNYRVMAADNVPEDPLRFLYPNTPKDDAFCKYYSKPADKHEPMDVDKKSDDYIRTTLISVSEMKTSEYNDIMMPLSPEVYGELERMTRDLTGDLGELCCNLDE; translated from the exons ATGAGTCAGTGGCTCGAGTTGCAGCAGCTGGACTCCAAGTTCCTGGAACAGGTGGACCAGCTTTACGATGACAACTTCCCCATGGCCATCCGCCAGTACCTCAGCAACTGGATCGAGAGCCACGACTG GGACCATGTAGCTAACGTGGAGAACGAGTCGCTGGCCACGGTGCGGTTCCATGACCTTCTGACGCAGTTGGACCACCAGCACAGCCGCTTCGCCATGGAGAAGGACTTCCTGAATCAGCACAATATCCGCAAGATCAAACGCAACCTGCAG ACTCTGTTTGGGGACAACCCTGTCTCAATGGCCATGATCATCAGCAAGAACCTGACGGAGGAGAGGAAGATTCTGGCAACTGCCCAAATCTCCGAG AGCTCGACGCATAACGCTCAGAGCGACATGATGATCGAGAAGCAGAGAGAGCTGGACAGCAAGGTGAAGGACATCAAGACAAAAGTACAG GAAACAGAGCAGAACATTAAGAACCTGGAGGATCTGCAGGACGAACACGACTTCAAGAGCAAGACTCTGCAGAGTCATG AGGAGCTAAATGGAACGATATCGCCGGAGGATCTGAATCGCGAGAAACTCTACCTCAAAGCCATGTTCATGAAACTCAATGACATGAGAGGG ggggtgGTTGGCCAACTGTCAGAGGTGCTAAACTTGGTGGAGCAGCTTGAGTATGAGCTGATCACAGTGGAGCTGTCCGAATGGAAAGGACGCCAGCAGATGTCATGCATCGGAGGACTCACCAACGTCTGCCTCGATCAGCTGCAGAACTG GTTCACAGCGTTGGGTGAGTGTCTACTGCAGGTTCATCAGCAGTTGAAGAAGCTTCTGGAGCTGGAGCAGAAGTATTCATACCACCAGGACCCCATCACCCTGAGCCGAGGCTCGCTGGAGGAGCGTGCACTCACACAGCTTAAAACACTGATCACCAA ttcCATGGTTGTGGAGAGACAGCCGTGCATGCCCACACAACTTCAGAGGCCACTGGTGCTGAAGACTGGTGTTCTGTTTACTCTCAAAGTCag ACTACTGGTGAAACTTCAGGAATTTAATCACACGGTTCGGGTAAAAGTGCACTTGGATAA AGATGTGACGGAGAAGAGGAAAGG TTTCCGGAAGTTCAACATCCTCGGAACGAACATGAAGGTGATGAACATGGAGGAGTCGATCGGGATGGCTGCTGAATTCCGACATCTG caactGAAAGAGCAGAAGGTAGCAGGAAACAGGACAAATGAG GGTCCACTGATCGTTACCGAGGAGCTCCACTCTTTCACATTTGAGGCAGAGCTCTGCTGGTCAGGACTAGTCATCAACTTTGAG ACTTCGTCTTTGCCTATTGTGGTGATCTCCAATGTTAGCCAGCTACCATGTGGTTGGGCCTCCATCATGTGGTACAACAtgctgacctctgaccccaaG AATCTGTCGTTCTTTGTGAGCCCGCCCTCGGTGAGTTGGGGTCAGCTGTCTGAGGTGCTGAGTTGGCAGTTCTCCTCCATCACCAAGCGAGGCCTGAATGCTGAGCAGCTGAGCATGCTGGGACACAAACTGCTGG GTCCAAAAGCAGCCAAAGATCCTGAGGCTCAGATTCCCTGGAATAAATTCTGTAAG GGAGGCAGTGAAAAGAACTTCACGTTCTGGTTGTGGATAGAGGGAATCCTGGACCTGATCAAGAGACACCTCCTGAGCCTGTGGGACGAGGG gtgcattatgggatttgtTACTAAGGAGCGCACTAAGTCCCTGCTCAATGATAAAGCTCCTGGAACTTTCCTGCTGCGATTCAGTGAGAGTAACCGAGACGGTGCCATTACTTTCAGCTGGGTCGAACACACCCCCAATG gtgaacCACAGGTGCGCTCAGTCGAGCCCTACACTAAGAAAGAGCTCTCGGCCGTCTCTCTGGCTGACATCCTCAGAAACTACAGAGTGATGGCGGCTGACAACGTCCCTGAGGACCCCCTGCGCTTCCTGTATCCAAACACGCCCAAAGACGATGCCTTCTGCAAATACTACTCCAAACCTGCTGACA